Proteins from a single region of Palaemon carinicauda isolate YSFRI2023 chromosome 1, ASM3689809v2, whole genome shotgun sequence:
- the LOC137644105 gene encoding protein FAM200C-like, which translates to MFGEKAEKEISKIPLSNYTIHRRILDLSENIEKKKVQKKLQDSTFALTDDESTDISNTCHLLAFVRFIDGSEIINQFLCCKGMSTTTRGQDIFDVITDYLREMNLTWKSCVGICTDGAPCMTGCIKGFVSLAEKENPDLIRTHCFYTEKFLFQKYHKKI; encoded by the coding sequence ATGTTtggtgagaaagctgaaaaagaaattagcaaaatcccCTTATCAAATTATACAATACACAGAAGAATATTAGATTtatctgaaaatattgaaaaaaaaaaagttcagaaaaAACTTCAGGATTCTACTTTTGCATTAACTGATGATGAGTCCACGGATATAAGTAACACTTGTCACTTGCTTGCATTTGTACGTTTTATTGATGGCAGTGAAATAATCAATCAGTTTTTGTGTTGCAAAGGAATGTCAACTACTACTAGAGGTCAAGATATTTTTGATGTGATAACTGACTACCTTAGAGAAATGAATTTAACATGGAAATCTTGCGTAGGCATTTGCACTGATGGAGCCCCATGTATGACAGGCTGTATTAAAGGATTTGTATCTCTTGCAGAAAAAGAAAACCCAGATCTTATTCGTACTCATTGCTTTTACACAGAGAAGttcttatttcaaaaatatcacaagaagatttaa
- the LOC137644037 gene encoding protein FAM200A-like — protein MHTKVRWLSKGKVLTRVHELHKELSVFFDQEKQGKFCEHLRCELWMSKLEYLTEIFSQLNNTNSSIQGRNENILTSTDKLVALKKKIIIGKIEQAQVILICFFQCVPLCIKEMIPIVVSHLTALDENIDHYFPSLSTEKYDWIRNPFMNIPSNIGLQLCEEEELATISSDRDLKIKHSTVPIDSFWISVQEEYPTLSKKALSLLLQFSTSYLCELGFSTLNNIKTKKRERLRSTEEEMRVCLSHIRPNIEEVAKKHQAQVSH, from the coding sequence ATGCATACCAAAGTTCGATGGCTATCGAAAGGTAAAGTATTAACTCGTGTtcatgaattacacaaggaattaaGCGTATTTTTCGACCAAGAAAAGCAGGGAAAATTCTGTGAGCATCTTCGTTGTGAACTTTGGATGTCTAAACTGGAATACCTAACAGAAATATTCAGtcaattaaacaacacaaacagtAGCATCCAAGGGAGAAATGAAAATATTCTGACCTCAACAGATAAGTTAGTtgctctaaaaaagaaaattattattggaAAAATAGAGCAAGCTCAGGTAATTTTGATATGTTTCTTTCAATGCGTACCACTATGCATTAAAGAAATGATCCCTATTGTTGTTTCTCATCTGACAGCGCTTGATGAAAACATCGACCACTATTTTCCATCACTGAGCACAGAGAAGTATGATTGGATTCGAAATCCTTTCATGAATattccctctaatattggattacagttgtgtgaagaagaggaactggccaccatttctagtgacagagatctaaaaataaaacattctactgtACCTATTGACTCATTTTGGATATCTGTTCAAGAGGAATATCCCACATTATCTAAAAAAGCTTTATCACTTTTGTTGCAATTTTCTACATCTTATTTATGTGAACTTGGCTTCTCAACCCTAAATAACATCAAAACTAAGAAGCGAGAGAGACTACGCTCAACTGAAGAAGAAATGAGGGTCTGCTTATCACACATTCGACCAAATATTGAGGAAGTCGCCAAAAAACACCAGGCACAAGTTTCACACTAA